One part of the Arachidicoccus terrestris genome encodes these proteins:
- a CDS encoding L-fucose isomerase has protein sequence MQTTDQSTFYPAIGIRPIIDGRLGGIRESLEETTMQMADSVAALYRAQLRYPDGTPVRVVIADGTIGGVREADACRRKFEGENVGVSLSVTPCWCYGSETMDMHPTMPKAIWGFNGTERPGAVYLAATLAAHNQFGLPAFGIYGRDVQDLNDQTIPEDVREKLLTFARAGMAVALMRGQSYLAIGSVCMGIAGSMVNPGFLQQYLGMRTEYVDSSEVLRRIEKNIYDENEFQKAKQWVAKCCREGEDYNRPEKVSSREQKDKDWDFVIKMTMIIRDLMQGNDHLAAIGYGEEANGHNAIVSGFQGQRQWTDFLPNGDFAEAILNSSFDWNGIRAPYMVATENDSLNGISMLFGNLLTHTGQIFADVRTYWSPESVQRVTGWQPEGAAAGGFIHLINSGAATLDGTGRQQKDGAPAMKPFWEITEAEKDACLEATTWYPANRDYFRGGGYSSKFVTKGGMAVTMCRLNLVAGLGPVLQIAEGHTLELPGEVHRILDERTDKTWPTTWFVPRTTGQGVFRDVYNVMNAWGANHGAICAGHIGHELIALAALLRIPVNMHNVAPEKIMRPSAWGSFGSDLEGADYRACLQFGPLYKTT, from the coding sequence ATGCAAACAACAGATCAATCTACTTTTTATCCCGCCATTGGTATCCGACCCATTATTGACGGCCGTCTGGGCGGTATCCGTGAATCCCTGGAAGAGACGACGATGCAGATGGCAGACAGTGTCGCGGCCCTGTATCGGGCGCAGCTTCGCTATCCGGACGGAACGCCTGTCCGGGTGGTCATTGCCGACGGTACCATCGGTGGCGTCCGGGAAGCAGATGCCTGCCGCCGGAAATTTGAAGGGGAAAATGTCGGGGTGTCTCTGTCTGTCACACCTTGCTGGTGTTATGGCAGTGAGACCATGGATATGCATCCAACCATGCCCAAGGCTATCTGGGGTTTTAACGGGACCGAGCGCCCGGGCGCGGTGTATCTGGCTGCCACGCTGGCAGCCCACAACCAATTTGGCCTGCCCGCTTTCGGTATCTATGGAAGAGATGTACAGGATCTGAATGATCAGACCATTCCGGAAGATGTCCGGGAAAAACTCCTGACTTTTGCCCGGGCAGGGATGGCGGTGGCGCTGATGCGCGGCCAGTCCTATCTGGCGATCGGATCTGTCTGTATGGGCATTGCCGGTTCAATGGTCAATCCGGGGTTTCTGCAGCAGTACCTTGGCATGCGTACGGAATATGTGGACTCTTCAGAAGTCTTACGACGGATCGAGAAAAACATCTATGACGAAAACGAATTTCAAAAAGCGAAACAGTGGGTGGCGAAATGTTGCAGGGAAGGGGAAGATTACAACCGTCCGGAGAAAGTCTCCAGCCGGGAGCAAAAGGATAAAGACTGGGATTTTGTGATCAAAATGACGATGATCATCCGTGATCTGATGCAGGGTAATGATCATCTGGCTGCCATCGGGTACGGTGAAGAGGCTAACGGACATAACGCCATCGTATCGGGATTTCAGGGACAGCGGCAATGGACGGACTTTTTGCCCAACGGCGACTTTGCAGAAGCAATCCTGAACTCTTCATTTGACTGGAATGGCATACGGGCGCCTTATATGGTCGCTACAGAAAATGATAGCCTGAATGGCATCAGTATGCTTTTTGGCAACTTACTGACCCATACCGGCCAGATCTTTGCCGATGTACGTACCTACTGGAGTCCTGAGAGTGTACAAAGAGTCACCGGCTGGCAACCCGAGGGCGCAGCTGCGGGCGGTTTCATTCATTTGATTAATTCAGGGGCGGCAACCCTCGATGGCACGGGCCGCCAGCAAAAGGATGGTGCGCCGGCCATGAAGCCTTTCTGGGAGATTACCGAAGCGGAAAAAGATGCCTGCCTGGAGGCAACCACCTGGTATCCTGCCAACCGGGATTATTTCAGGGGCGGCGGTTACTCATCCAAGTTTGTCACCAAAGGGGGAATGGCCGTGACGATGTGCCGCCTGAACCTGGTGGCTGGCCTGGGGCCGGTATTACAGATCGCAGAAGGGCATACCCTGGAATTGCCAGGTGAGGTACACCGAATACTGGATGAGAGAACCGATAAAACCTGGCCCACGACTTGGTTTGTCCCCAGGACAACCGGTCAGGGCGTCTTTCGTGACGTCTATAATGTTATGAACGCCTGGGGAGCGAACCACGGCGCTATCTGCGCCGGGCATATCGGCCATGAACTGATCGCACTGGCGGCACTGTTAAGGATCCCTGTCAATATGCATAATGTCGCGCCAGAAAAGATCATGCGTCCTTCTGCCTGGGGCAGCTTCGGCTCAGACCTGGAAGGTGCTGACTACAGGGCCTGCCTTCAGTTCGGCCCACTTTATAAAACCACTTAA
- a CDS encoding DUF6786 family protein, with the protein MSCKNNKEKKTGDSPAAETGDTSRPGSFAGDLRFLQQKDSGLLVLSLPENKEAQVILSPKYQAKVFTSTADGPSGRSFGWVNYKAFSGPADPHMNAYGGENRIWLGPEGGKFSLFFQPGARMDFEHWKTPEDFDTAPWKVVTAAAGTATLSRQMELENYAGTHLKLSVDRTVRILSAVEMTEQTGMDFTGKLSEVKAVAYTTENKLTNTGDKAWDEKTGMPCIWILDMFTPSPETVIVVPFKQTPAADFNQVATADYFGQIGPDRLKHNDHVLYLKADGKSRGKLGVRPTKAKQWIGSYGADTKVLTLLHFDLDSTARYLNQQWNTDKPPFIGDAVNAYNDGPLEDGSQMGPFYEMESVSPAAFLTPGASMLHRQSVYHFTGSRSALNAIAEKLLGVSLKDIENAFK; encoded by the coding sequence ATGTCTTGTAAAAATAATAAGGAAAAGAAAACCGGTGACAGCCCGGCCGCTGAGACCGGAGATACCAGCCGTCCGGGCAGTTTTGCCGGGGATCTTCGCTTTCTGCAACAAAAAGACAGTGGCCTGCTCGTCTTGTCCTTGCCGGAAAATAAAGAGGCGCAGGTGATTCTCTCCCCTAAATACCAGGCAAAGGTATTTACATCTACCGCGGACGGTCCTTCGGGGCGTAGTTTTGGCTGGGTGAATTATAAGGCTTTTTCCGGCCCGGCGGATCCGCATATGAATGCCTATGGTGGTGAAAACCGGATCTGGCTCGGCCCGGAAGGAGGGAAGTTCTCCTTGTTTTTCCAGCCCGGCGCCAGAATGGATTTTGAACATTGGAAAACGCCCGAGGATTTTGACACCGCTCCCTGGAAGGTGGTAACAGCAGCGGCTGGAACGGCTACTTTGTCCCGGCAAATGGAACTGGAAAATTATGCGGGCACCCATCTCAAATTGTCGGTAGACCGCACCGTACGTATACTGTCTGCAGTAGAGATGACTGAACAGACAGGGATGGATTTCACGGGCAAGTTATCGGAGGTAAAAGCTGTTGCCTATACAACCGAAAACAAACTTACCAATACCGGTGATAAAGCCTGGGATGAGAAAACAGGTATGCCCTGTATATGGATCCTGGATATGTTTACGCCTTCGCCTGAAACGGTTATTGTCGTGCCTTTTAAGCAGACGCCGGCTGCGGATTTTAATCAGGTCGCCACTGCTGATTATTTCGGTCAGATAGGCCCCGACAGGCTAAAGCATAATGACCATGTGCTTTACCTGAAAGCAGATGGCAAGAGCCGGGGTAAGCTGGGCGTTCGCCCGACGAAGGCCAAACAGTGGATCGGCAGCTACGGGGCGGATACCAAGGTGCTTACCTTACTGCATTTTGATCTGGACAGCACGGCCAGATACCTGAATCAGCAGTGGAATACCGATAAACCGCCATTTATCGGGGATGCGGTCAATGCGTATAATGACGGCCCGCTGGAAGATGGCAGCCAGATGGGGCCTTTTTATGAAATGGAGAGTGTTTCTCCGGCGGCCTTTTTAACACCGGGCGCCTCTATGTTACACCGGCAGTCGGTTTATCACTTTACGGGTAGTCGGTCAGCCCTAAACGCTATCGCCGAAAAACTACTGGGCGTCTCGCTAAAAGATATAGAAAATGCCTTTAAATAA
- a CDS encoding LacI family DNA-binding transcriptional regulator, with product MSKKTSLKDIARHLGVSTALVSYVINGKEKQARVGPEMVKKIRRAVIELNYQPNLIAKSLKSGKTKTIGLIVADISNPFFSAIARIIEDEARKSGYVVIFGSSDESAEKSQELINVFLNRQVDAFIIAAAENTEDQILGLQRSGIPVVLIDRYFPRVPSDTVCINNTEISKKAVTHLIDGGCRHIALLTYKTTLAHINDRTEGYKQALKAGGLKAGKKMIREASYQDIEKDVEKQMLDLFNKKQKVDGIFFATNSLAVLGLKIINKLGIQVPSELAIVSFDQSDAFDFFYAPLSYVSQCLNQLGKEALELLVKRLHQKTRPKADGFQSVTVEAKLVVRDS from the coding sequence ATGAGTAAAAAGACATCACTTAAAGACATCGCCCGGCATCTGGGCGTATCCACTGCCCTGGTATCCTACGTTATTAATGGTAAGGAAAAACAGGCACGCGTAGGACCAGAAATGGTTAAAAAGATTCGCCGGGCGGTCATTGAGCTGAACTACCAGCCGAATCTAATTGCCAAGAGTTTAAAAAGCGGTAAAACGAAGACCATTGGACTCATCGTAGCGGATATCTCGAATCCGTTCTTTTCCGCGATCGCAAGAATTATAGAAGATGAAGCCAGAAAATCTGGTTATGTCGTCATCTTTGGCAGTAGCGATGAGAGCGCTGAAAAATCTCAGGAATTAATTAATGTGTTTTTAAATCGTCAGGTGGATGCTTTTATCATTGCCGCGGCGGAGAATACCGAAGATCAGATACTGGGACTCCAGCGCTCAGGGATACCGGTGGTACTCATCGACCGTTATTTTCCCAGGGTTCCTTCCGATACTGTCTGTATCAATAATACAGAAATTTCTAAAAAGGCAGTGACGCATTTGATTGACGGCGGCTGCAGGCATATTGCCTTACTCACGTATAAGACAACACTCGCGCATATCAATGATCGCACAGAAGGGTATAAGCAGGCACTTAAAGCCGGTGGGCTAAAGGCAGGAAAAAAGATGATCCGGGAGGCGTCATACCAGGACATTGAGAAGGATGTGGAAAAACAAATGCTCGATCTTTTTAATAAGAAGCAAAAAGTGGACGGTATTTTCTTTGCCACAAACAGCCTGGCTGTACTGGGACTCAAGATTATCAATAAACTGGGGATCCAGGTGCCGTCGGAATTAGCCATCGTATCTTTTGACCAAAGTGATGCCTTTGATTTTTTCTACGCGCCTTTGTCTTATGTTTCCCAATGCCTGAATCAGCTGGGAAAAGAGGCGTTGGAGCTTCTTGTAAAAAGGCTGCATCAAAAGACCCGGCCTAAGGCTGACGGATTTCAATCTGTGACAGTAGAAGCTAAACTGGTCGTCAGAGACAGTTAA
- a CDS encoding glycoside hydrolase family 172 protein yields MMMKLQTSLLCAMLFCSIGLFAQNGYNGINGTLSNLYQLSNAKSRSISPENFTGEKGRGAMATEGTGKNAARDLGKGWKISPSVVIKPHTTFTIADIDGSGSIQHIWMTPTGNWRNSIIRFYWDGEDKPSVEAPVGDFFCMGWGKYSPLVSLAVCVNPGSAFNCYWPMPFRKHCKITMENIDEHPMTLYYQVDYIETKVPDDAAYFHAQFRRVNPQPYKKEYVLLDGVKGRGQYVGTYMAIGVHNNGWWGEGEIKFYMDGDSEYPTICGTGTEDYFCGSYDFDTHKKNKAGVDKVDYTEYCTPYAGLCQVLRGDGHYEVSQRFGMYRWHITDPIRFEKDLKVTIQDLGWRSEGRYLPLQDDIATTVFWYQTEPHQSYPAFPDKDALEVN; encoded by the coding sequence ATGATGATGAAACTACAAACCTCTTTGCTTTGTGCCATGCTCTTTTGCAGTATCGGCCTATTTGCCCAGAACGGCTATAATGGCATCAACGGCACCCTCAGTAACCTGTATCAACTCTCTAACGCTAAATCCAGGTCCATCAGCCCGGAGAACTTTACCGGGGAAAAAGGGCGGGGAGCGATGGCTACGGAAGGAACGGGTAAAAATGCGGCCCGGGATCTGGGTAAAGGCTGGAAGATCAGCCCCAGTGTCGTCATTAAACCGCATACCACTTTTACGATTGCGGACATTGACGGTTCGGGCTCTATTCAACATATATGGATGACGCCTACCGGTAACTGGCGTAATTCCATTATCCGTTTTTACTGGGACGGAGAGGATAAACCTTCAGTGGAAGCGCCAGTCGGTGATTTCTTCTGCATGGGTTGGGGAAAGTATTCTCCATTGGTTTCACTGGCCGTCTGTGTAAATCCGGGCAGCGCCTTTAACTGTTACTGGCCAATGCCTTTTAGAAAGCATTGTAAGATAACCATGGAAAATATCGATGAACATCCTATGACACTGTATTATCAGGTCGATTATATTGAAACCAAGGTGCCGGATGATGCCGCTTATTTTCATGCACAGTTCCGCAGGGTGAACCCACAGCCTTATAAAAAAGAGTACGTGCTTTTGGATGGTGTAAAAGGCAGAGGTCAGTATGTGGGTACGTATATGGCTATTGGTGTGCATAATAATGGCTGGTGGGGTGAAGGAGAAATTAAATTCTACATGGATGGGGACAGCGAGTATCCCACCATCTGTGGCACGGGAACAGAAGACTATTTCTGCGGATCCTATGATTTTGACACGCATAAGAAGAATAAAGCCGGCGTCGACAAAGTAGATTACACAGAATACTGCACGCCCTATGCAGGTCTCTGCCAGGTACTGCGTGGTGACGGGCATTATGAGGTTTCACAAAGGTTCGGTATGTACCGCTGGCATATTACCGATCCGATCCGTTTTGAAAAGGACCTTAAAGTAACCATTCAGGATTTAGGCTGGCGCAGCGAAGGCCGGTATCTGCCACTGCAGGATGACATTGCCACTACCGTATTCTGGTACCAGACGGAACCGCATCAGTCATATCCGGCTTTTCCGGATAAAGATGCCCTTGAAGTCAATTAA
- a CDS encoding ATP-binding protein, which produces MLTKYPIGIQSFREIRDGGYVYIDKTEIIHKMVDTGKYYFLSRPRRFGKTLLVNTIRELFNGSKALFEGLWIHDNWDWTNTNPVIHIKFAELPYKEEGLSNAITYGLTINAERLGIDLTGNNIKVQFRELIRRAAQKGKVVILIDEYDKPIIDFMDEPEIMEINRSIMKSFYSILKDSDDYIRFLMITGVSQFSQVSIFSDLNNLRNITLVDDYGAIAGVTQAELETNFGQEISQLQKQNPDILNQIKQWYNGYTWNMLTWVYNPFSILNFMAGPKFRNYWFVTGTPSFLIHLLKTRQMYDVEGIQLGEVSLSTLNVENPNPGSLLFQTGYLTIKNISPDGQVYELGYPNKEVKASLVDGLLSAYREAPSEDSVALMAKVKSDLESGDITGLTHQLNALIATIPYDHWNADTESIFTIITFLTFQFAAIDMHTEVHSSKGRCDLLVKTGRYIYVMELKLDGTAEEALQQVIEKGYLQPYAADIRKKFAVGISFSSKKREIQSYLVKEL; this is translated from the coding sequence ATGTTAACGAAATACCCCATAGGCATCCAGAGTTTTCGGGAAATCCGCGATGGCGGCTATGTTTATATTGATAAGACTGAAATTATCCACAAGATGGTGGATACAGGTAAGTATTATTTTTTGAGCCGTCCAAGACGGTTCGGCAAGACGCTGTTGGTGAATACTATTAGAGAGCTGTTTAATGGCAGTAAGGCTCTTTTTGAAGGTTTATGGATACATGATAATTGGGATTGGACAAATACGAATCCCGTCATTCATATTAAATTTGCGGAATTGCCTTATAAAGAAGAAGGGCTCAGCAATGCCATCACCTATGGCCTTACCATAAATGCCGAAAGATTGGGAATCGATTTAACAGGAAATAACATTAAGGTTCAGTTCAGAGAACTGATTCGCAGGGCTGCTCAAAAAGGTAAAGTCGTTATATTAATAGATGAATACGATAAACCGATTATCGACTTTATGGATGAACCGGAGATCATGGAGATCAATCGTTCTATTATGAAAAGCTTTTATTCCATTCTCAAAGACAGCGATGATTATATCCGTTTCTTAATGATTACCGGTGTGAGCCAGTTTAGCCAGGTAAGTATCTTCTCTGACCTGAATAACCTTCGTAACATTACTTTAGTTGATGACTATGGCGCCATAGCTGGTGTTACCCAGGCGGAACTTGAGACTAATTTCGGACAAGAAATCAGCCAGTTACAAAAGCAAAATCCGGACATATTGAATCAGATTAAACAATGGTACAATGGTTATACCTGGAACATGCTGACCTGGGTGTATAACCCGTTTTCTATTCTAAATTTTATGGCTGGCCCCAAGTTTAGAAATTACTGGTTTGTCACAGGAACACCAAGCTTTCTTATACACCTGCTTAAAACAAGGCAAATGTATGATGTTGAAGGCATCCAATTGGGAGAAGTCTCTTTATCAACACTCAACGTGGAAAATCCCAACCCAGGTTCTTTACTTTTTCAAACAGGGTATCTGACAATTAAAAATATATCGCCCGACGGTCAGGTCTACGAATTGGGATATCCGAACAAGGAAGTAAAGGCAAGTCTGGTAGATGGTCTACTTAGCGCCTACCGGGAAGCCCCTAGCGAAGATTCTGTTGCTCTGATGGCAAAAGTAAAATCGGATCTTGAAAGTGGCGATATAACCGGTCTTACTCATCAGCTAAATGCCCTGATTGCCACCATTCCCTATGACCACTGGAATGCAGATACAGAATCTATATTTACCATCATTACTTTTCTGACTTTTCAGTTTGCCGCAATAGACATGCATACCGAAGTGCATAGTTCTAAGGGCAGATGTGATTTATTGGTAAAAACGGGGCGTTATATTTACGTGATGGAACTCAAATTGGACGGCACGGCTGAAGAGGCCTTGCAGCAGGTTATCGAAAAAGGGTACCTGCAACCCTATGCTGCTGATATCAGGAAGAAATTCGCGGTTGGCATTTCCTTTTCCTCAAAAAAAAGAGAAATACAGTCCTATTTAGTGAAGGAACTGTAG
- a CDS encoding cytochrome-c peroxidase: MYPVIFTLSIKGLDSCTKTASSLLIMGVVGGALFMLGRKNALKPEEIRGLHIFRTKARCMNCHNGVYFTDLQYHNIGLTYYGRKYQDPGRYTVTGKKEDVGKFKTATLRDLLHTRPWLHNGLFDNLKGVINLYNSGMHQLDGRVSPAVDSLYPYTDPLLKPLHLTNQEKEELIAFLEALNPVEYKMSRPVLPGYE, from the coding sequence ATGTATCCGGTCATATTCACGCTAAGTATTAAAGGGCTGGATAGCTGTACTAAAACGGCCTCTTCGTTATTGATTATGGGCGTGGTCGGCGGGGCACTCTTTATGCTGGGTAGAAAAAATGCCCTGAAACCTGAGGAGATCAGAGGGCTGCATATATTCAGGACCAAGGCCCGTTGCATGAACTGTCATAATGGGGTCTATTTTACGGATTTGCAGTATCATAATATTGGTCTGACGTACTACGGTCGTAAATATCAGGATCCGGGCCGTTACACGGTCACCGGGAAAAAAGAAGATGTGGGTAAATTTAAAACAGCCACGCTCAGAGACCTCTTACATACCCGTCCCTGGCTGCATAACGGTTTGTTTGATAACCTGAAGGGTGTCATTAATTTGTATAACAGCGGTATGCATCAATTGGACGGGCGGGTTAGCCCGGCAGTAGACTCCCTGTACCCCTATACCGATCCCCTTTTAAAACCGCTGCACCTTACAAACCAGGAAAAAGAAGAACTGATCGCTTTTTTGGAAGCGCTAAATCCCGTTGAATACAAAATGTCCAGACCTGTTCTGCCCGGTTATGAATAA
- a CDS encoding RNA polymerase sigma factor: MVNIKRLVISKEDYIQLNVLSDIELINRWNLGEEAAFAVFYKRRVKALVHLAFIKTADAAVAEEIVQDSFLKFYQHRGTPFLNPLGYLKVVLKNKVIDYYRKEASSMSAISIDAAPEAVSKNDPASALIAKEQYALLYEAIDQLPKKCGEVFKLRRLSDLSNKEVANRLGLSVNTVEQHMRRAIRLLSRMGLLLFIYFFSVI; encoded by the coding sequence TTGGTTAACATTAAACGACTGGTCATTAGCAAGGAGGATTACATACAATTAAACGTATTAAGTGATATTGAACTGATTAACCGCTGGAATCTAGGGGAGGAGGCAGCCTTTGCTGTCTTTTACAAAAGGCGTGTGAAAGCGCTTGTACACCTGGCCTTCATTAAAACAGCTGACGCTGCTGTAGCTGAAGAAATCGTTCAGGATAGCTTCCTTAAATTTTATCAGCATAGGGGGACGCCCTTTTTAAACCCGCTTGGTTACTTAAAGGTTGTTTTAAAGAATAAAGTGATTGATTATTACCGTAAAGAAGCCAGCAGTATGTCTGCCATTTCTATCGATGCTGCACCGGAAGCGGTTAGTAAGAATGATCCTGCATCAGCATTAATTGCTAAAGAACAGTATGCTTTGCTGTATGAAGCGATTGATCAACTGCCTAAGAAATGCGGTGAAGTTTTTAAGCTCAGACGCCTGTCCGATTTATCTAATAAAGAAGTGGCTAACCGGTTAGGCCTTTCCGTCAATACGGTGGAGCAACATATGCGAAGAGCAATCAGACTGCTTTCCCGGATGGGATTGTTGCTATTCATTTATTTCTTTAGTGTGATATAA
- a CDS encoding FecR family protein, which translates to MDQVRLKALLEKYRQGSCNAEELALIEDWYENLGLNRKLNKEKAASFLRQLENAGPDFEEHMYEGFLSKLQQQQDRPAENIEDHQFTKYSKRNKRLMAAASIILLLGLGWWGIRFIANSGSHQIQTARLADTIQPVSITGSPGQNRAILTLAGGQTILLDTLKNGLIATTGGFKLMNKAGTLNFSMPEAGAQNTSGPTASAPAGQNTLRTAAGEQYKLILPDGTKVWLNAASTLEFPASFAQAKTRSVKLEGEAYFEVVHNSRQPFMVQTAHQTIEDLGTAFNVTAYKDDPFTKTTLLEGAVQVSNAAGRHRAPTTLVPGQQASLANADHGEGNIRVARVETESVVAWKNGYFRFDGEDIYAIMRRVSRWYKVQVVYDEPVSKNSMEGSMSRFENVSKILNIIEKTGLFKFKMEGSTIHVSAQ; encoded by the coding sequence ATGGACCAGGTAAGACTCAAAGCATTATTGGAAAAATACAGGCAAGGAAGCTGTAACGCGGAAGAGCTTGCACTGATCGAAGACTGGTATGAAAATCTTGGGTTGAATCGTAAACTCAATAAAGAAAAAGCTGCCAGCTTCTTACGACAGCTGGAAAATGCAGGACCTGATTTTGAAGAGCATATGTATGAAGGTTTTCTAAGCAAATTGCAGCAACAGCAGGACAGGCCGGCCGAGAACATAGAGGATCATCAGTTTACAAAATACAGTAAGCGCAATAAACGGTTAATGGCCGCAGCTTCTATCATCCTGTTACTGGGGCTTGGCTGGTGGGGGATCCGTTTTATTGCAAACTCAGGCTCCCATCAAATCCAGACTGCAAGACTCGCAGACACCATTCAACCGGTAAGCATCACTGGCAGTCCAGGGCAAAACAGGGCCATACTGACGCTGGCCGGCGGGCAAACGATCCTGCTCGACACCCTTAAAAACGGCTTAATTGCCACAACTGGTGGCTTCAAGCTGATGAACAAGGCAGGCACCTTGAATTTCTCCATGCCGGAAGCTGGCGCTCAAAATACATCCGGGCCAACGGCAAGTGCGCCGGCAGGTCAGAATACCCTTCGCACTGCAGCCGGTGAACAATATAAACTTATTTTACCAGATGGCACCAAAGTATGGCTAAATGCAGCATCCACACTGGAGTTTCCGGCCAGCTTTGCACAGGCAAAAACCCGATCCGTGAAACTTGAAGGAGAAGCTTATTTTGAAGTGGTACACAATAGCCGGCAACCATTTATGGTGCAGACGGCCCACCAGACCATTGAAGATCTGGGCACTGCGTTTAATGTCACGGCATACAAGGATGATCCTTTTACAAAAACAACACTGCTCGAAGGCGCTGTTCAGGTCAGTAATGCAGCCGGCCGCCATAGGGCTCCGACAACGCTCGTTCCAGGGCAGCAGGCTTCTCTGGCCAACGCAGACCATGGTGAAGGAAATATCAGAGTGGCACGCGTCGAAACAGAAAGTGTAGTCGCCTGGAAAAACGGTTATTTCCGTTTTGACGGCGAGGACATTTATGCCATAATGCGTCGGGTTTCCCGGTGGTACAAAGTCCAGGTCGTATATGACGAACCTGTATCAAAAAACAGTATGGAAGGCTCTATGAGCAGGTTTGAGAATGTATCCAAAATATTAAACATCATAGAAAAGACCGGACTGTTTAAATTTAAAATGGAAGGCAGCACCATTCATGTCAGTGCCCAATAA